Within Bacteroidales bacterium, the genomic segment CACAAATGCAGCTCAGGAAATTTAATATAAACATAAATAAAATAACTCATGTTTTCATAAGCCATCTTCATGGCGACCACTTTCTTGGTCTGCTCGGACTTATCTCCACAATGCACTTGTTCAGCAGGAAAAACGAATTGCATATTTTCGCTCATCAGGATTTAAAAAAAATTATTGATGTTTATCTTCAGTGTTCAAATACCGTTCTCTGCTTTCCTTTGGTATATCATCCATTGACATTTATTCAACCCGAAAAGATTCATGAAGATAAAAACATTAGTGTGAAAACAATTATTCTAAATCACAGAATAGAATGTTGCGGATTTTTATTTAAAGAGAAAGAGAAACCAAGGAAAATCAACAAAGAAATGACTGATAAATACAATATTCCTGTTCATGAATTAAATAACATAAAAAAAGGAAATGATTTTACAGATAAAAAAGGAAATATTATAAAAAATTCCGAACTCACCTTT encodes:
- a CDS encoding ribonuclease Z — protein: MDFELVVLGNSSATPIYNRNLSAQVLKVHEHFFLIDCGEGTQMQLRKFNININKITHVFISHLHGDHFLGLLGLISTMHLFSRKNELHIFAHQDLKKIIDVYLQCSNTVLCFPLVYHPLTFIQPEKIHEDKNISVKTIILNHRIECCGFLFKEKEKPRKINKEMTDKYNIPVHELNNIKKGNDFTDKKGNIIKNSELTFAPSKSCSYAYCSDTKYSEAIIPLIKNVDLLYHEVTFMLEKQNTANEKFHSTTIDAATIAKKAQVKKLLIGHFSARYKELEPLLNEAKSVFKNTAIAEEGVTYTIN